A genome region from Chiroxiphia lanceolata isolate bChiLan1 chromosome 5, bChiLan1.pri, whole genome shotgun sequence includes the following:
- the SCAF11 gene encoding protein SCAF11 isoform X2: MTTFYKKMKNRKQCVQDTEDQKHEGMEGEENEESCSCSALLYDGNTCPICLNCLLEQEIGFPENCSHTFCMTCILKWAETQASCPIDRRPFQAVCRLDALDKQIKVQVKKQQRRKEEEEETCAYNKETYSHMKMRSSVRRAVCPNRGLLTAKLSKVVTKKYNNILYDKRNKKGLSGKINKPRRQTCWNECIRTNFFSTLLASDSSEESFFSCRNDCTELTEVNAGIRQKRQELELSCSSVIARVERVPLMSFGAEAETFLLTSTAVAETILPTNIRPLENFESLGKGYAVACTQEGEEKKETSGSSGTRGSRRKLVNTTPTRRSARNTKNETLSQSRISPRSSSSACSASDGNNPSLNKTHSEPEKAPPKRKSKRAVKQQTPVVKKKLRSSARSEKLPSGSVEDDDVAESEAVLTLDKDHQSDIESSNASLAQKNNGETESANGLESCSEHAETEETTGECNQDEDTSGNVDLSFSVQEPPILTLGGESQESEVKGITERKVDLTDQDICENSLERTETVASPKDDICDHTTFEKVNQMSCSPQNESMENVETLTTVDQPIASQENESLEHLEPLGKGQLSESPRRELSDHPKVMEIANSEAELKPVVDCASLKTLQDEERDMLIHSISVDSTSEQSLKENAISESEEGGTSESPQVNAEHKRFGEDNNEMIAMDCDSFCSDQNEPQIEQLPPAESTEQGEVNSLQCDVGNCASISDEKDEAIPQERECQPELKKEKKTRTRRSRFHSPSTTWSPSRREGRKSQSPSPKRDMNRDRSSRSPKKETVREGRRSLSYSPKRETLRDEKKTPSQSPKRETVRESRRSSSRSRTKDSSPRQKSRSRSSDRDCQRRDHDRERRNRRWSRSRSRSRSRSRTRSKGSSFSRSERESHSPRWKERWTNDNWRSPRKNDRYRRNDQEKQNENLKREKDSTEKSNDDHCSSDKQRNDCPDWVMERINSGPEVRNREREKPHWEDSRHDNSGQSWNKNFGSGWIPNRGRGQRGRGGRGRGGFMYGDQSENHWQNRKPLSGNSDGPGNEASRFSEHQTYKRKNEPDYSFDTPADRSGWTSASSWAVRKTLPADVQNYYLRRGRNSSSPQSGWGMRQEEETPEQDPNPKDQGNQQSDGSQLPINMMQQQMNVMPQVNAQHQPMNIFPYPVGVHPPLMNMQRNPFNIHPPMPMHLPAGVPLIQVAAPTNISQGLPPPPPPPPPSQQVSYIASQQDGKQLQGIPNAAHVSNNMSVPALPAPAAVLGNVGTVQGPSSGNATSSGHIKSSNAAVKLGDNKASVTVEASADSSKKDQKLLIQEKAAQEVKLAIKPFYQNKDITKEEYKEIVRKAVDKVCHSKSGEVNSAKVANLVKAYVDKYKHSRKKNPEEAVSCERK, translated from the exons acaCAGGCTTCATGTCCTATCGATCGCAGACCCTTTCAAGCAGTGTGCAGGCTGGATGCATTGGACAAACAGATAAAG GTTCAGgttaaaaagcagcaaaggaggaaggaagaagaagaagaaacctGTGCCTACAATAAGGAAACTTATAGCCATATGAAGATGAGAAGTTCTGTGAG AAGAGCTGTATGTCCAAACAGAGGGCTATTAACAGCAAAATTAAGCAAAGTTGTGACgaaaaaataca ATAATATTTTGTATGACAAACGAAACAAGAAAGGTTTGTCTGGGAAGATAAATAAG CCCAGAAGACAGACCTGCTGGAATGAGTGCATCAGAACTAATTTCTTCAGCACACTTCTGGCCAGTGATAGcagtgaagaatctttttttaGCTGTAGAAATGACTG TACAGAACTCACAGAAGTCAATGCAGGGATCAGACAGAAGAGACAAGAACTGGAATTGTCCTGTTCATCTGTGATTGCTAGAGTTGAAAG AGTTCCTTTAATGTCATTTGGAGCTGAAGCCGAGACCTTTCTTCTCACTTCTACTGCAGTGGCAGAGACAATTCTTCCAACGAATATCAGGCCTTTGGAAAACTTtg AATCTTTAGGCAAAGGATATGCTGTTGCTTGTACccaagaaggagaagagaaaaaggaaacttcTGGTTCATCTGGCACTAGAGGAAGTAGGAGGAAATTGGTTAATACTACTCCTACAAGAAGGTCTGCACGAAACACCAAAAACGAGACTCTGAGTCAATCTCGGATCTCACCTCGATCAAGCAGTTCTGCTTGCAGTGCCTCTGACGGCAATAACCCATCCCTGAATAAAACTCATTCAGAACCAGAGAAGGCTCCTCCAAAACGCAAGTCTAAAAGAGCAGTTAAACAACAAACACCTGTGgtgaaaaagaaactgagaagtTCTGCACGTTCTGAAAAATTGCCCAGTGGCTCTGTGGAAGATGATGATGTTGCTGAGTCTGAAGCAGTTCTAACGTTAGATAAAGACCATCAGTCAGATATTGAAAGCAGCAATGCAAGCCTTGCACAGAAGAATAATGGGGAGACAGAATCTGCTAATGGATTGGAAAGCTGTAGTGAACATGCAGAAACTGAGGAAACTACAGGAGAATGCAACCAAGATGAAGATACTTCAGGCAATGTGGATTTAAGTTTTTCTGTCCAGGAGCCTCCAATACTAACTTTAGGAGGTGAAAGTCAGGAATCTGAAGTAAAAGGTattactgaaagaaaagtaGATCTTACTGATCAAGACATTTGTGAAAATTCTCTTGAACGAACAGAAACAGTAGCTAGTCCCAAAGATGACATATGTGACCATACAACTTTTGAAAAAGTAAATCAGATGTCATGTAGTCCTCAAAATGAATCAATGGAAAATGTAGAAACTTTGACAACAGTAGATCAACCCATAGCTAGTCAAGAAAATGAATCGTTGGAACACCTAGAACCTTTGGGAAAAGGTCAGTTGTCAGAGAGCCCCAGAAGAGAATTGTCTGATCATCCCAAAGTCATGGAAATAGCTAATTCTGAGGCTGAACTAAAACCAGTAGTAGACTGTGCAAGTCTGAAGACTCTTCAAGATGAAGAACGAGATATGCTAATACACAGTATTTCTGTGGACAGTACATCAGAACAATCCTTAAAAGAGAATGCCATTTCAGAAAGTGAAGAGGGTGGAACTTCAGAATCACCCCAGGTAAATGCTGAACATAAACGTTTTGGCGAAGATAACAATGAAATGATAGCAATGGATTGCGACTCATTTTGCAGTGACCAGAATGAACCTCAGATTGAGCAGTTACCACCAGCTGAAAGTACAGAGCAAGGAGAAGTGAATTCCTTACAGTGTGATGTGGGAAACTGTGCATCAATTTCTGATGAAAAAGATGAAGCTATTCCTCAAGAAAGAGAGTGCCAGCCAGAactcaaaaaagagaaaaagactCGAACTAGAAGATCTAGGTTTCATTCTCCATCAACAACTTGGTCTCCTTCTAGGAGAGAGGGCAGGAAATCTCAATCACCATCCCCTAAAAGGGATATGAACAGAGACAGGAGCTCACGATCACCCAAGAAGGAAACtgtgagggagggaaggaggtcCTTATCTTATTCTCCAAAGAGAGAAACACtcagagatgagaaaaaaacaccatCTCAATCTCCCAAAAGGGAAACTgtcagggaaagcaggagatcATCTTCTCGGTCAAGAACTAAGGATTCATCTCCAAGGCAAAAATCTAGGTCTCGAAGCAGTGATAGAGATTGTCAAAGAAGAGATCatgacagagaaagaagaaatagaagGTGGTCTAGGTCACGGTCTAGGTCAAGATCACGATCTAGGACAAGAAGTAAAGGTTCTTCATTCTCTAGAAGTGAGAGGGAAAGTCATTCACCTCGATGGAAAGAGAGATGGACAAATGACAACTGGAGGAGTCCCAGAAAAAATGATCGATACAGGAGAAATGatcaagagaaacaaaatgaaaatcttaAAAGAGAGAAGGACAGTACAGAAAAAAGCAACGATGATCATTGTTCTTCAGACAAGCAGAGGAATGATTGTCCAGACTGGGTAATGGAAAGAATAAACTCTGGTCCTGAAGTcaggaacagagagagagagaaaccacATTGGGAAGACAGCAGGCATGATAATTCAGGACAATCTTGGAATAAAAACTTTGGTTCAGGTTGGATTCCGAATCGAGGGAGAGGTCAGCGTGGACGAGGTGGGCGTGGGCGAGGTGGTTTCATGTATGGAGACCAGAGTGAAAATCACTGGCAAAACAGGAAACCTCTCTCAGGGAACTCAGATGGTCCTGGGAACGAAGCTTCAAGGTTCTCAGAACATCAGACCTACAAGCGTAAGAATGAACCAGATTATTCGTTCGATACACCTGCTGACAGATCTGGGTGGACATCTGCATCCAGCTGGGCTGTAAGAAAGACTTTACCTGCTGATGTGCAGAATTATTATTTGAGAAGGGGACGCAATTCATCAAGCCCACAGTCTGGATGGGGAATGAGACAAGAAGAGGAGACACCTGAACAAG ATCCAAACCCCAAAGACCAAGGCAACCAGCAAAGTGATGGTTCTCAGTTACCAATAAATATGATGCAGCAACAAATGAATGTAATGCCACAAGTGAATGCACAGCACCAACCTATGAATATCTTCCCGTATCCAGTGGGTGTCCATCCTCCCTTGATGAATATGCAACGAAATCCTTTCAACATCCACCCTCCAATGCCCATGCATCTCCCTGCTGGAGTGCCTCTCATACAGGTAGCTGCTCCCACAAATATTTCTCAGGGATTACCTCCGCCTCCACCTCCACCCCCACCATCTCAGCAAGTCAGCTACATTGCATCACAGCAAGATGGAAAACAATTGCAG gGTATTCCAAATGCTGCTCATGTCAGTAATAACATGAGTGTTCCAGCCttgcctgctccagcagcagtcCTGGGAAACGTGGGAACAGTTCAGGGACCAAGTTCGGGTAATGCAACATCATCGGGTCACATCAAGAGCTCTAATGCAGCTGTAAAATTGGGAGACAACAAAGCAAGTGTAACAGTGGAAGCCAGTGCAGATAGCTCGAAGAAGGACCAG AAATTGTTAATTCAAGAAAAAGCGGCACAAGAGGTCAAACTAGCTATTAAACCTTTCTACCAAAATAAAGACATCACTAAGGAAGAATATAAAGAAATTGTGCGGAAAGCTGTAGATAAA GTTTGTCATAGCAAGAGTGGAGAAGTTAATTCTGCAAAAGTGGCAAATCTAGTGAAAGCGTATGTAGACAAATACAAACATTCACGGAAGAAAAATCCTGAAGAGGCAGTTTCCTGTGAAAGGAAATAG
- the SCAF11 gene encoding protein SCAF11 isoform X4, which produces MTYSPVLLLFYSTWCPIFFFFFPLTTFYKKMKNRKQCVQDTEDQKHEGMEGEENEESCSCSALLYDGNTCPICLNCLLEQEIGFPENCSHTFCMTCILKWAETQASCPIDRRPFQAVCRLDALDKQIKVQVKKQQRRKEEEEETCAYNKETYSHMKMRSSVRRAVCPNRGLLTAKLSKVVTKKYNNILYDKRNKKGLSGKINKPRRQTCWNECIRTNFFSTLLASDSSEESFFSCRNDCTELTEVNAGIRQKRQELELSCSSVIARVERVPLMSFGAEAETFLLTSTAVAETILPTNIRPLENFESLGKGYAVACTQEGEEKKETSGSSGTRGSRRKLVNTTPTRRSARNTKNETLSQSRISPRSSSSACSASDGNNPSLNKTHSEPEKAPPKRKSKRAVKQQTPVVKKKLRSSARSEKLPSGSVEDDDVAESEAVLTLDKDHQSDIESSNASLAQKNNGETESANGLESCSEHAETEETTGECNQDEDTSGNVDLSFSVQEPPILTLGGESQESEVKGITERKVDLTDQDICENSLERTETVASPKDDICDHTTFEKVNQMSCSPQNESMENVETLTTVDQPIASQENESLEHLEPLGKGQLSESPRRELSDHPKVMEIANSEAELKPVVDCASLKTLQDEERDMLIHSISVDSTSEQSLKENAISESEEGGTSESPQVNAEHKRFGEDNNEMIAMDCDSFCSDQNEPQIEQLPPAESTEQGEVNSLQCDVGNCASISDEKDEAIPQERECQPELKKEKKTRTRRSRFHSPSTTWSPSRREGRKSQSPSPKRDMNRDRSSRSPKKETVREGRRSLSYSPKRETLRDEKKTPSQSPKRETVRESRRSSSRSRTKDSSPRQKSRSRSSDRDCQRRDHDRERRNRRWSRSRSRSRSRSRTRSKGSSFSRSERESHSPRWKERWTNDNWRSPRKNDRYRRNDQEKQNENLKREKDSTEKSNDDHCSSDKQRNDCPDWVMERINSGPEVRNREREKPHWEDSRHDNSGQSWNKNFGSGWIPNRGRGQRGRGGRGRGGFMYGDQSENHWQNRKPLSGNSDGPGNEASRFSEHQTYKRKNEPDYSFDTPADRSGWTSASSWAVRKTLPADVQNYYLRRGRNSSSPQSGWGMRQEEETPEQDPNPKDQGNQQSDGSQLPINMMQQQMNVMPQVNAQHQPMNIFPYPVGVHPPLMNMQRNPFNIHPPMPMHLPAGVPLIQVAAPTNISQGLPPPPPPPPPSQQVSYIASQQDGKQLQGIPNAAHVSNNMSVPALPAPAAVLGNVGTVQGPSSGNATSSGHIKSSNAAVKLGDNKASVTVEASADSSKKDQVCHSKSGEVNSAKVANLVKAYVDKYKHSRKKNPEEAVSCERK; this is translated from the exons acaCAGGCTTCATGTCCTATCGATCGCAGACCCTTTCAAGCAGTGTGCAGGCTGGATGCATTGGACAAACAGATAAAG GTTCAGgttaaaaagcagcaaaggaggaaggaagaagaagaagaaacctGTGCCTACAATAAGGAAACTTATAGCCATATGAAGATGAGAAGTTCTGTGAG AAGAGCTGTATGTCCAAACAGAGGGCTATTAACAGCAAAATTAAGCAAAGTTGTGACgaaaaaataca ATAATATTTTGTATGACAAACGAAACAAGAAAGGTTTGTCTGGGAAGATAAATAAG CCCAGAAGACAGACCTGCTGGAATGAGTGCATCAGAACTAATTTCTTCAGCACACTTCTGGCCAGTGATAGcagtgaagaatctttttttaGCTGTAGAAATGACTG TACAGAACTCACAGAAGTCAATGCAGGGATCAGACAGAAGAGACAAGAACTGGAATTGTCCTGTTCATCTGTGATTGCTAGAGTTGAAAG AGTTCCTTTAATGTCATTTGGAGCTGAAGCCGAGACCTTTCTTCTCACTTCTACTGCAGTGGCAGAGACAATTCTTCCAACGAATATCAGGCCTTTGGAAAACTTtg AATCTTTAGGCAAAGGATATGCTGTTGCTTGTACccaagaaggagaagagaaaaaggaaacttcTGGTTCATCTGGCACTAGAGGAAGTAGGAGGAAATTGGTTAATACTACTCCTACAAGAAGGTCTGCACGAAACACCAAAAACGAGACTCTGAGTCAATCTCGGATCTCACCTCGATCAAGCAGTTCTGCTTGCAGTGCCTCTGACGGCAATAACCCATCCCTGAATAAAACTCATTCAGAACCAGAGAAGGCTCCTCCAAAACGCAAGTCTAAAAGAGCAGTTAAACAACAAACACCTGTGgtgaaaaagaaactgagaagtTCTGCACGTTCTGAAAAATTGCCCAGTGGCTCTGTGGAAGATGATGATGTTGCTGAGTCTGAAGCAGTTCTAACGTTAGATAAAGACCATCAGTCAGATATTGAAAGCAGCAATGCAAGCCTTGCACAGAAGAATAATGGGGAGACAGAATCTGCTAATGGATTGGAAAGCTGTAGTGAACATGCAGAAACTGAGGAAACTACAGGAGAATGCAACCAAGATGAAGATACTTCAGGCAATGTGGATTTAAGTTTTTCTGTCCAGGAGCCTCCAATACTAACTTTAGGAGGTGAAAGTCAGGAATCTGAAGTAAAAGGTattactgaaagaaaagtaGATCTTACTGATCAAGACATTTGTGAAAATTCTCTTGAACGAACAGAAACAGTAGCTAGTCCCAAAGATGACATATGTGACCATACAACTTTTGAAAAAGTAAATCAGATGTCATGTAGTCCTCAAAATGAATCAATGGAAAATGTAGAAACTTTGACAACAGTAGATCAACCCATAGCTAGTCAAGAAAATGAATCGTTGGAACACCTAGAACCTTTGGGAAAAGGTCAGTTGTCAGAGAGCCCCAGAAGAGAATTGTCTGATCATCCCAAAGTCATGGAAATAGCTAATTCTGAGGCTGAACTAAAACCAGTAGTAGACTGTGCAAGTCTGAAGACTCTTCAAGATGAAGAACGAGATATGCTAATACACAGTATTTCTGTGGACAGTACATCAGAACAATCCTTAAAAGAGAATGCCATTTCAGAAAGTGAAGAGGGTGGAACTTCAGAATCACCCCAGGTAAATGCTGAACATAAACGTTTTGGCGAAGATAACAATGAAATGATAGCAATGGATTGCGACTCATTTTGCAGTGACCAGAATGAACCTCAGATTGAGCAGTTACCACCAGCTGAAAGTACAGAGCAAGGAGAAGTGAATTCCTTACAGTGTGATGTGGGAAACTGTGCATCAATTTCTGATGAAAAAGATGAAGCTATTCCTCAAGAAAGAGAGTGCCAGCCAGAactcaaaaaagagaaaaagactCGAACTAGAAGATCTAGGTTTCATTCTCCATCAACAACTTGGTCTCCTTCTAGGAGAGAGGGCAGGAAATCTCAATCACCATCCCCTAAAAGGGATATGAACAGAGACAGGAGCTCACGATCACCCAAGAAGGAAACtgtgagggagggaaggaggtcCTTATCTTATTCTCCAAAGAGAGAAACACtcagagatgagaaaaaaacaccatCTCAATCTCCCAAAAGGGAAACTgtcagggaaagcaggagatcATCTTCTCGGTCAAGAACTAAGGATTCATCTCCAAGGCAAAAATCTAGGTCTCGAAGCAGTGATAGAGATTGTCAAAGAAGAGATCatgacagagaaagaagaaatagaagGTGGTCTAGGTCACGGTCTAGGTCAAGATCACGATCTAGGACAAGAAGTAAAGGTTCTTCATTCTCTAGAAGTGAGAGGGAAAGTCATTCACCTCGATGGAAAGAGAGATGGACAAATGACAACTGGAGGAGTCCCAGAAAAAATGATCGATACAGGAGAAATGatcaagagaaacaaaatgaaaatcttaAAAGAGAGAAGGACAGTACAGAAAAAAGCAACGATGATCATTGTTCTTCAGACAAGCAGAGGAATGATTGTCCAGACTGGGTAATGGAAAGAATAAACTCTGGTCCTGAAGTcaggaacagagagagagagaaaccacATTGGGAAGACAGCAGGCATGATAATTCAGGACAATCTTGGAATAAAAACTTTGGTTCAGGTTGGATTCCGAATCGAGGGAGAGGTCAGCGTGGACGAGGTGGGCGTGGGCGAGGTGGTTTCATGTATGGAGACCAGAGTGAAAATCACTGGCAAAACAGGAAACCTCTCTCAGGGAACTCAGATGGTCCTGGGAACGAAGCTTCAAGGTTCTCAGAACATCAGACCTACAAGCGTAAGAATGAACCAGATTATTCGTTCGATACACCTGCTGACAGATCTGGGTGGACATCTGCATCCAGCTGGGCTGTAAGAAAGACTTTACCTGCTGATGTGCAGAATTATTATTTGAGAAGGGGACGCAATTCATCAAGCCCACAGTCTGGATGGGGAATGAGACAAGAAGAGGAGACACCTGAACAAG ATCCAAACCCCAAAGACCAAGGCAACCAGCAAAGTGATGGTTCTCAGTTACCAATAAATATGATGCAGCAACAAATGAATGTAATGCCACAAGTGAATGCACAGCACCAACCTATGAATATCTTCCCGTATCCAGTGGGTGTCCATCCTCCCTTGATGAATATGCAACGAAATCCTTTCAACATCCACCCTCCAATGCCCATGCATCTCCCTGCTGGAGTGCCTCTCATACAGGTAGCTGCTCCCACAAATATTTCTCAGGGATTACCTCCGCCTCCACCTCCACCCCCACCATCTCAGCAAGTCAGCTACATTGCATCACAGCAAGATGGAAAACAATTGCAG gGTATTCCAAATGCTGCTCATGTCAGTAATAACATGAGTGTTCCAGCCttgcctgctccagcagcagtcCTGGGAAACGTGGGAACAGTTCAGGGACCAAGTTCGGGTAATGCAACATCATCGGGTCACATCAAGAGCTCTAATGCAGCTGTAAAATTGGGAGACAACAAAGCAAGTGTAACAGTGGAAGCCAGTGCAGATAGCTCGAAGAAGGACCAG GTTTGTCATAGCAAGAGTGGAGAAGTTAATTCTGCAAAAGTGGCAAATCTAGTGAAAGCGTATGTAGACAAATACAAACATTCACGGAAGAAAAATCCTGAAGAGGCAGTTTCCTGTGAAAGGAAATAG